One Numidum massiliense genomic window, CAGGCTGCATCGCACGATCCGCACGCATCAACCCAACCGGATGGTAGTAGTATTCCGGTAGGAAATGAGTCCGTCAATGATCCAGTAGGTGCACCTCAGCAGCTAAACATCCCCGACTGGGTGACGGGGCCACAACAGCAAGAAACGGCATCGGCTGCCCAAGGGGGCCAATCGTACGGAGGGCAAATGCCACAGCAACCGTACAGTGGGCAAGAAGTACAGCAGCCGTACGGTGGGCAAGAGGTACAGCAATCGTACAGTGGGCAAAATACGCAGCAGCCGCACGGTGGACACAAGGTGCAGCAACCGTACGGTGCGCAAGCAATGCCCCAGCAAGGTGGGACCCAACAACAGTTTCAAGGACAAGCGCCGGGAAAGCAACAGCAGGGGCAAAATGCTTATTTGGAGAAAGGAAAGCAACTGTCGCAGAACTTCTTTGAGTTCTTTTTAGAGATGATTAAAGCTCCGGCGAAAGGGTTAGCGATAAAAAGCGATCAATATGTGAATGGTTACATATTGATGGGCATCGTAGCGCTTTTCTACCCGTTCGGTATGTTTTTTCGGCAAGTGCACAAGGAGGCCGACGCAGGCGAAGCATTCGTCGACTTTCTGATAAACTTTTTGTACTTTGCGATTTTGCTCGTGGCGACCGCGGGAATTATCTTCGGTTTAGCAAAGCTGATGAAAGCGAACGTTAGTTTCCACGACGCCGTTGCGCGCTTTGGCGCCATGTTGACCGTTCCAGTCGCTCTATATACACTTTATTTGCTGTTTCACATTGTCGGGTTAGCTAAGGTGAATACGTTTATCGCACCGTTGGCCAGTTTTTCGATCGTCATTGCGATTGCTCTTGTCGTTTATTCCTACAAACAAGAGGGGCAAGGTGGATTGGATCCGCTTTTCGCTTTGCTTATCATGTATGTCGCACACACTATTATTAATTCGATCTCATCGGAAAAATTTTATATTCAAATCCTCGGTACAGTGTTCAGTTCGTATTCGGGCGTGGACATTGACAGCATTTTGGATTTCGATTTTTAAAGTTGATACAGCGCGAACGATTAAAGATACAACGCGCCTCTTAACTAATCACTAGTAAACGCCGATCCATCGGATCGGCGTTTATTTGGTGCAACGAACAACGAAGCCCTGACTCTCCTCGCAACACTAAGTCGCGCACTATGCCCGCAACATTCAGTAGCCACTGTCCTTTACGATACCGCACACGCTTTACCACGTTACTGTTTGTCGTCATTGCGCTTAAGTGGCGGCGCTCCGTCGGCTACTTCTTGCACGTAGAACCAGATGCGCACGCGGGAACTAATCGCTACCGCTTCGAACTGTAACTCGTACGTTTTTTGATCTAACTTGACAGGGTGGTGGTTGATCGTCTCGCGAAAAAAATGTGGCAGCCCCGCGTAGCGGCTCACTGGCTCGCCGATGATGTTCATTTGTTTCAACCATTGGTATACTTCAGCGTTTATTTTTTCCCGCGTCACTTTATTCAAGTGTTGCTCCTTTTGCTCCAATAGCTGCAAGTCGATCGCTTGCACGATTTCTTCGCGCTGTTCGTGGGACAGTTGCTCGCGCAGCTGCTCGACTTCGTTCGTCACTTTCGTCAGCTCGTTACCGCGCCGTTCCAGTTCACCGTACAAATTGTCGATTTGATGGCCGAGTAGGATGAGCATCGTCGCGGCGCCAAACGAAGCGCCAAGCAGCATGAGGGCGATATATTTAGAGAGGCGGTGCCGCCAAGACGGCTGTCGATCGCTGTTCAAGACACATCCCCCCGGATGAGCCACATGACGAGTTTATACCCGAGGTGCGCCCCGGCAAACGCACTGAGCAGTAAGAACAGTTGCTGGGCGACGACGTCGAGGTCGCCGTGACGAATATTCACCTCTACTGTGCGTAAGACGTCGACCGTTCCGCCAAGTGCGGCGACGATCGCCCACACTTTTAGTTGCCCGACAATATGTTCAATCGTCCCCATTGGCGTTAGTCCGGAAGAAAGGCCGAGCAGCGAGCCGATGCCGCCCATGAGTGAACCGCCGACGACGACGCCAAAAGCGACAAAAAAGTCGAGAATAATCGCAGACCAAAAAGGCACTTCACGCCCACCTCCGAACGTAAGCTCCCTGTAAACGAACCCGTAAGGCCGGTAAGTTCCTAGTAAACGAACCCGTAAGCCGCCGCCTTCACACACCTTGAGGATTGGCCTCCTCGCTATAGCTGATGGGTATTGCTGGCTGCACCTTCCAAGCTAACCACGCGTTGCGACGCGACACTAAGCGATACTTGATTCATTTTTTTGCAATCCTTGCTTTGGTTGGTCATTTCGCGTTACTTGGCGCTTCGCTGTACTTTGTTTAGTAATCTAGCTTAACAACCTGTCTCTTTTTTTAGCTTATGAGGGCGAAAAAATGATTATGAGCAACTATGAGCAACGACGTCGAAAGAAAGGGGCAACAGTGCGTTCGAACACGGGATGACAAGTAGGCATGAGGGTAAGCGATGCGTAAACGCTGGCAGCATTAAGCGCGAATGTCGGTGAACCGTCGGGGGATGATTCGAGGGTGTGTTCGGTTTATAATATAAAGTAACATCGTATGTCGGAGAACATTTACACGGCGTACAGCAAGGCGAAGGGGGATGGAATTGTTGACATCATTTGTTCATTTACACGTGCATACGCCGTTTAGTTTATTAGACGGTGCCGCGCCCATTCCCCGACTCGTCACGCAGGCAAAAAAACTCGGGATGGACTATTTAGCGCTTACGGATCACGGGGTGCTGCACGGTGTCGTGCCGTTTTACCGCCTGTGTGAAAAAGTCGGCATTCAGCCGATCATCGGTTGTGAAGTGTATGTCGCTAAAGGGCGCATGAGTGACCGAGTGCCACCGAAAACGGAAAAAATTCACCACCTCGTGCTGCTCGCGGAAAACGCGATCGGTTATCGTAACTTATTGCAGTTGTCTTCGGAGGCTCACCTGCGCGGTTTTTACTACAAGCCCCGCGTCGACAAACAAATACTGCGCCAATATAGTGAAGGGCTCATCGCACTCAGCAGTTGTTTAGCCGGGGAAGTGAATCATGCCCTGCTAAACGGGGAGGTTGCGCGAGGGCGAGAGCTCGCTGAGGAGTACCGTGACATTTTTGGATCGGACAACTTTTTTTTGGAATTGCAAGACCATGGGCTCCCAGAGCAAAAAGTCGTAAATCGGCGTCTGATCGCCTTAAGCGAACAGACGGGGATCCCCCTCGTCGCCACGAACGATGTCCACTACGTCGACCGAGCGGATCGTGCCGCCCACGACTGTCTCTTGTGCATCGGGACAGGTGCCAAGTTAAGTGATCGGGAGCGGCTTAGATTTGCGAGTGATCAGTACTATTTGAAGTCGGGTGCGGAGATGGCGAGCTTGTTTCGCCACGTGCCTGAGGCGCTTGCAAACACCGTACGCATCGCACGCCGCTGTCAGTTGACGCTCGACTTTGACCAAATTGTGTTGCCGGCTTTCCCGTTACCGCAAGGACGGACGGCAGCGGGTACGCTTAAGGAGCTCGCTTACCGCGGGGCAGAGCGCCGCTACGGCGAAGTGGACGACGCGGTGAAAAGTCGCTTAGACCACGAGTTGCGCGTCATCGACGAGATGGGGTTTAACGACTATTTTCTCATCGTGTGGGACTTTGTTCGCTATGCACACGAACGCGGCATTGCCACTGGTCCGGGACGCGGTTCCGCCGCCGGCAGTTTGGTTTCATACTGTTTACGGATTACGGACATTGATCCGTTAAAATACAATTTGCTGTTTGAGCGGTTTCTCAATCCGGGGCGCCGCACGATGCCAGACATCGATATCGACTTTAACTACGAGCGACGCGACGAGGTCATTCAATACGTCATCGATAAATACGGCGCAGATCGCGTCGCACAAATTGCCACCTTCGGTACGTTGGCACCGCGGGCGGCGGTGCGCGATGTCGGACGGGTGATGGGGCTCGCGTACAAGCAAGTCGATCAAGTGGCGAAATGTATCCCGAACGCTCCGGGGATGACGATGGAGAAGGCGTTTGCGGCGAGTCCAGACTTAAAGGCACTCGTGGCACGCGGGTCGGAGGAAGAGGCGCTCATTGGGCGCGCGCGGCAGTTGGAAGGCTTTCCGCGACACGTCTCCACGCATGCGGCGGGGGTCGTCATCGCGCCTGAATCGCTCACGCGCTATGTGCCGCTCATGCGCGGTAGCGACGGTGACCATGTACTCACGCAATATCCGATGGAAGACTTGGAAGCGATCGGGCTACTAAAGATGGATTTTCTCGGATTACGCAATTTGACCGTGATCGAGCGGACCATCGCTTCGATCGAAGCACATACGGGAGAGCGCGTGTCATTCGCGGCGATCGGCGACGATGACCGCCAGACGTACGACATGCTAGCCCGCGGCGACACGACGGGCGTCTTCCAGTTGGAATCGGCGGGGATGCGCCGCGTGTTGCGCGAGTTGCAGCCGACGCGCTTTGAAGACGTCATTGCCGTCCTAGCGCTGTACCGCCCGGGGCCGATGGAACATATCGGAGAGTATATCGAGGCACGGCACGGACGGCGTGAAGTGACGTATTTACATCCCGACTTAGAACCGATCTTGAACGATACGTTTGGCATTATCGTCTATCAGGAACAAATTATGCAAATCGCAGCCAAGATGGCTGGCTTTTCGCTGGAGGAAGCGGACTTGTTGCGCCGTGCCGTCGGCAAAAAGAAGCACGATGTGCTAGCGGAACAGCGCGAGCGCTTCGTGCGCGGCTGCGTGAGCCAGCAGTATGACGCCGCGCTCGGCCACCAGCTGTACGACTTGATCGTCCGCTTTGCCGATTACGGGTTTAACCGCGCCCATGCGGCGGCTTATGCAGTGCTCGCTTACCAGACGGCGTACTTGAAGGCGCACTATCCGCACCATTTTATGGCTGCTTTACTAACGACGGTGATGGGTAGTCACACGAAGTTAGCGGAGTACATCGACGACTGCCGTCAGCTGGGGATCGACGTCTTACCGCCAGACGTCAATGCGAGCGACGCCCATTTCACCGTCGAAGGTGGCGCGATTCGCTTTGGGCTCGCCGCGGTAAAAAACGTAGGTGCCCAAGCG contains:
- a CDS encoding YtrH family sporulation protein, producing the protein MPFWSAIILDFFVAFGVVVGGSLMGGIGSLLGLSSGLTPMGTIEHIVGQLKVWAIVAALGGTVDVLRTVEVNIRHGDLDVVAQQLFLLLSAFAGAHLGYKLVMWLIRGDVS
- a CDS encoding DNA polymerase III subunit alpha; this translates as MTSFVHLHVHTPFSLLDGAAPIPRLVTQAKKLGMDYLALTDHGVLHGVVPFYRLCEKVGIQPIIGCEVYVAKGRMSDRVPPKTEKIHHLVLLAENAIGYRNLLQLSSEAHLRGFYYKPRVDKQILRQYSEGLIALSSCLAGEVNHALLNGEVARGRELAEEYRDIFGSDNFFLELQDHGLPEQKVVNRRLIALSEQTGIPLVATNDVHYVDRADRAAHDCLLCIGTGAKLSDRERLRFASDQYYLKSGAEMASLFRHVPEALANTVRIARRCQLTLDFDQIVLPAFPLPQGRTAAGTLKELAYRGAERRYGEVDDAVKSRLDHELRVIDEMGFNDYFLIVWDFVRYAHERGIATGPGRGSAAGSLVSYCLRITDIDPLKYNLLFERFLNPGRRTMPDIDIDFNYERRDEVIQYVIDKYGADRVAQIATFGTLAPRAAVRDVGRVMGLAYKQVDQVAKCIPNAPGMTMEKAFAASPDLKALVARGSEEEALIGRARQLEGFPRHVSTHAAGVVIAPESLTRYVPLMRGSDGDHVLTQYPMEDLEAIGLLKMDFLGLRNLTVIERTIASIEAHTGERVSFAAIGDDDRQTYDMLARGDTTGVFQLESAGMRRVLRELQPTRFEDVIAVLALYRPGPMEHIGEYIEARHGRREVTYLHPDLEPILNDTFGIIVYQEQIMQIAAKMAGFSLEEADLLRRAVGKKKHDVLAEQRERFVRGCVSQQYDAALGHQLYDLIVRFADYGFNRAHAAAYAVLAYQTAYLKAHYPHHFMAALLTTVMGSHTKLAEYIDDCRQLGIDVLPPDVNASDAHFTVEGGAIRFGLAAVKNVGAQAIAHIVETRQTYGTYRDLFHLCERIDTRLVNKRMLESLVLAGATASLPGHRAQHLSNLDVAVDRGARLYAERTSRQMSLFVSEAGAGRDQPPALRDTQPFSRRKELQLERELLGLYLSGHPLEAYRQLLERANVTAISRLGRLPEQAHVRVAGLVSAVKGITTKKGEPMAFVTLEDVTQSVDVVVFPRVYDAQREAWQVDELLLVSGRVNHRGDGVGVIAADARRLPATATSAPESPEPPMPTSPESSMPASPESLSPAPLPSRAATVNAKVTASAGQGSSPAAQPEATSPTVRTPPQTARTTTAQEQAPKQPASQDATPTPPGTASPTQLFVRIPADSAPDLLQRLKHLISRFPGTTPVLLYYADSKRVRVLPPDKFGVDWTECRRDLEALCGEENVRAVER